The segment cACTATGGGAGCTGGCCATGCCCGAAGTCGTTACCTTAACCGCAAGGAGGGGGATGCCGAAGGCAGGGCTAGTGACTGGAgtgaagtcgtaacaaggtagCCGTACTGGAAGGTGCGGCTGGATCACCTCCTTTTCAGGGAGAGCTAATGCTTGTTGGGTATTTTGGTTTGACACTGCTTCAcacccccaaaaaaaagaagggagCTACGTCTGAGTTAAACTTGGAGATGGAAGTCTTCTTTCCTTTCTCGACGGTGAAGTAAGACCAAGCTCATGAGCTTATTATCCTAGGTCGGGTTGATAGGACCCCCCTTTTTACGTCCCCATGTTCCCCCCGTGTGGCGACATGGGGGcgaaaaaaggaaagagaggGATGGGGTTTCTCTCGCTTTTGGCATAGCGGGCCCCCAGTGGGAGGCTCGCACGACGGGCTATTAGCTCAGTGGTAGAGCGCGCCCCTGATAATTGCGTCGTTGTGCCTGGGCGGTGAGGGCTCTCAGCCACATGGATAGTTCAATGTGCTCATCGGCGCCTGACCCTGAGATGTGGATCATCCAAGGCACATTAGCATGGCGTACTCCTCCTGTTCGAACCGGGGTTTGAAACCGAACTCCTCCTCAGGAGGATAGATGGGGCGATTCGGGTGAGATCCAATGTAGATCCAACTTTCGATTCACTCGTGGGATCCGGGCGGTCCGGGGGGGACCACCACGGCTCCTCTCTTCTCGAGAATCCGCCGGAGTCAGATCAGTAGGGGAGTTCACACCGGGACTTTCAACATAGAGAAAGAACCCATACCCTGAACCGGGGAAAGGCGATAAGGACCCAGGAAATGGTGAAGTACGTGAATCGACTCCCTCTTCGAGTCCAGAccttttaacataaaataaagaataagggACTAACTTCTTTCTTGACAAGGATCCTGAATAAATCGCACATGCTCCAAGGACTTCACGGAATTAGGAGGCACACAGGTGGGTATACCAAGAGAAATGCGGGTAAGCGACGGGCTACTTCGTTCCTCAACAAAACCAGTTTTGATTTCCAGAAAGATCCCCACGCTGAGGGCTGAACCTCGCCAAATGATCTTATGGATCACCCATCCCATCTTTTAGGTTCCATTTGGGCAATATGTATCCCGCTGGGTATGGCTCGTAGTAAACCTCTGTAAGATAAGGAGGATCCTAGGGTAGGTAACCCTTTCACCATTCTTTGTGAATGGTACCTTCCAGTAAGCAGGTCTCTTCAGGCACTcccaaaagaaaagagagaattcATTTTAGCCTCTGAGCGAGGATACTCCAACAAGAAGAGCCTAACCAGGCCCTTGAGATAACAGCCCATACCATAGGGTAGCCCTACAGAGCCAAAATGAAAGGCCTTCATCCATCATAGGCTAGCATAGCAGACAATAACGCGAAATCCAGGAAAGGGAGGGGGAATGAATGCCAAATCTGAAGCAAACCGAAAAGCGAGTTCCCGTGGAGTGAGTCTAGTGCTTCCCTTTAACCTAGAAGCACTCAGTGAGCCTTCAACAATGTCCTTCCTGGCCTCTTGTTTGAGTTGACCGAAGGCGGCGGGTAGACGAACATCTTGCAATAAAGAATGTTCTCCTACTCACAAGCACCGACTCCTGTTGGTGCGATCAACCACGAAAAGTCAGTAATAAAGAATATGTGCTCCTCGCTCCCGCTATGGTTCGATACGATATGGTTTGATTGGTCCAGCCTTTAGAAACTAACTATCTTCTCTTCCCGTCGTTAGTTCTCCTTCTTTTTGGTCTTATTCCTCCTTCAAGTGCAATAAGAAGTAGGCTTGCAGCTACTACCGGTCTGGGTGGACTGGAAGTGCATAAGTAGTTGCGTCAGCTGTTGAGTTTGACTTCTATTACAGGAAGAAAGCATCTTTAAGAGAGGAAATCTTTCTTTCTAGGGAATCTGTGCTTACTAAGCCTGTGTTTGAGCTCTATGCCTTTGCCTTAGCGCGTCTTGGATGCTCTTCCCGTAGTGCCCCCTTCTTCCTCCTTGTCTCTTTCTCTGCGGCCTGCGTGGGACTGATCCGGACTGATAACCCGAACCCTTCGTAGACTGAACTCTCTTCTCTTTAGGCTCGCGTAGGTTAGGGAACTCGCCCCCCTCACTGCTTCCACTCCAACTCGAACAAAAAACCTCTTCCTCATCTTGACTCATGGCGTCTTCATCAGTGAGTaaatcctcatcatcatcctccGTAAGATAAAAGAACCTAACTCCCGGGCCTGTGCAGACTCTTGGTGAGGCTGTTCCAAGTGTGTAGGCCCCACATGTTGCTCATCTCCCCCTGTTGGTGGTCTTACAGTAGCAATGGACGTAGAAGGAATTTTTTGCATGGCTTTTAACGTTTGGGTTCAATAACATTCACCTTAGTGGGGCCCCCAGCACCATCTTTCCTTAGTAAATACTAGATGGATTCCCTATTGCTATGCTAGCTTCCTTGGGAATACCACCTTGCACTGGTTTAGGCGGTATCCGGGCCCTTTTAGAGGCAACAGTCGACTTCCCCTTATTTATTGTGGTCCCAAGAGGCGTAATAACCTAAAAGTTGTCCAGTCCTAAACAAGACAGGAAACCCCTTAGGCTTCTTCAGAAAAGGAACATCAAACGTTTACTTGGAAAACACGTTATACACGTATGATCCAAGTAAACGTCTTACAGCTTTCTTGTAGTACTGCTCTCTTTTCAAGCGAATCCCTATTTCAACTGCATTCCCTATTGCAAAGAAATCAACCTCGGTTCTTTCTGTTGATAGGTTAGTTTGATGGAAGGTGTGAGCCTCTTCAGTTGCAGTGAAAGTTCCCGACTCTCTAGTGCTATCCCCCCCTTTCAGCCTGACATTACAAAGGTAGACTTCATCCACCGGACGCCCTggctttcttttttgttttccaatCTTCTGTCCTTCATTCTTGCAGATGCAAATCATAGATGACCTAGTGGCATTTATGCCAGACCAGAGCATTCTTCTCAAGAAAAGAAAGCGGAGAGGGTGACTAAATTTCACTCTTTATCATCCCTTACTACTCCCCAATTCCCATCAAGTGTTGTCTTATTTCCCAAGCCACTGCTCAATCCTCCTTTTCTGATTGATTGAAAGTAGCAAGGAAAGACAAGCAAAAACTTTGTTGGCTCAAGAAGCAACTGAGGAGAGAGAAAGAGTAGTAAAGGAAATACAAGTAGCAGTCTCAGGTCAAAGGAATCAAGGAAGAAATTCTTCTGATATTGCGGTTACTCTTTCAGAATCTCATCCTGCGACCCCGTCCTCCCCTTTTGCTCATAAGTAAGCTCTTCTCCACGGCGTATTTTGACTCTTACCTTCGTTTCTTTCATTCGCTTTCTTGTTTTTGGCTCAAGCAGTAGGTCCTTCGACCCTCAAAGCAATACGGTATGCTCCTTCTATGCTGTCCAGAAAAGACAAATGCAATTCATTCAGCTCGAATATTGCCTTTTGTCCTCCTCCTTCACTCTACATCGTAGAGACAATAGGTTAAACTCCTTCATGTACTTTCTCATAGAAATTTAGGAAAAACCCTGTTTCAGATTCTTAAACTTATTTATGAATTCCGCTTCGACATCACCTGGTAGAAATTAATCCTTAAACTTCAGAACTTCTTGTTCTTCGTAGCGCTTCTCCTCCAGCTCCCTCTTCTGTCGTACATGTGCTCACCATAAACCTgcctttttgttttcttcaacTTCGTGGTAATGAAACGTACCCGCTCCGGGTCCGAAATCTCTTTTAGTTCGAAATACTGGTCCATCGCGATTAACCAGTCTAAGACCACGTCACGGAGGGGTCTCGGCttccataaaaaaaagttagtaACTTCTACGCTAGTCTTCACAATTACTCCACTTCCCTTCCTTGCTTCGAGGAGGTTATATAATAGTAACAGAAGGAGACAGGTATAGAATAGAAGTCCGCCCCAGTCACTAAACCTAGCTCACCAAGCCTTAGGAGTGCTCCGCCGTGGGCTTGTAGCGGCTGAATCTTGTTTCCGATAGAGCACCATTGATTGGTCTATTGGCAAAGGAAACCCGGGAATTAAAGATTTTGTTCTGTCCTCCGGACATTTATTATGCTGTCACTACTGCTTGTCAATTTGAATTGCATCAAAGCTCTCGTTCGAACTTCATATACGAGAATTCTAAACAAGAACTCGAGACTTGAAATGAATCCAAGTGGAGGTTCTTTCTCAGGGCGTAAGGAATAGCACGCAAAAGACAGCCTGGAAAGACAAAGACAGGATTTCAACATAAAAAGGGGTGGATGAGCGGTAATGGCTGGGGAAGGGGGCAAGTACATCCTTTTGTTCTCAGTTCGTGGGAATTGCTTCCATCACTAACCAGTTCAGCTCGGCTAGTGGGCTTTTGTGTTCGAACCTCGAATCCGGACCTGTTCGACAAGACCAGATCCATCAACAAACCTAGGTCCAATATTTGCGTCTACGAGCTAGCCATCAACAGACGGACATCCTTTTACCGCAGTCTTCCCCTAACCGAGCTGACTTATGGCGACTTATGGCGACTACCAAGACTGAACACTAGCCCCGGTAGAGAAAGACATAAAGGAAATCGAGTTCGTTGAGCAAGTAAAACTCGATCTTGCAGCACGCGGGCACGAGTCTCCCTATATAAAGCAAATTCTTGGGTTAGGGTGAAATCCGGAGATCTACGAAGGAACGCTAGCTATATGCTTAACACATGCAAGTCGAACGTCTACGAAAAAGCTGTCGTAAAGTTTCGTTCTTCGTTCCTCTCCTCTTGGTCGAATTACTTCGTTCCTATTTCTTGCTTTTTTTTCCGGTATGCCGCTCTGTCATTGTCTGATTTTTGGTTGTCTGATCACACTCGAAATTATGTATCTACTTATCGTATTTTTACCCCTGCTCGGTAGTTTTGTAGCAGGGGAAAGCGCTGGCAACAACTGAAAGGAAGGGGTCCATGTAGCTGCTGTGTCCGCCCCCTTCTTAGTCAATGGGGCACAGCAGGTTCGGCATCTACTACAAAAGAGAGAATCCACTTCAGATAACCACGTCTCTGCTAGGCAGCGTGTGGAATGGCCGAGAGCGGACCTTTTTGGATATATAATCCAAGTCGAGAGTAGAGTTACAGGAAAAGCCGTCTGATGGAAAACTACTTTCACGTTCGGTTCAGAGAGCACTTTTTTCGTTGAGAATTCCTCGTTCCCTTTCGTGTGAATTCCCCAGCGGCGAATTTCAAACTTGTGGGGCCCTATCTATTCCATCTCTCGAGCCCCGAAGAAAACCCCCTACCCTTCGGACTCCATATATCTTTTGACTCTATATATGTGGGCACCTGATATCTATGAGGGTTCACCCACCCCGGTTACAGCATTCCTTTCTATTGCGCCTAAAATCTCTATTTCTGCTAATATTTCACGTGTTTCTATTTATGGTTCTTATGGAGCTACATTGCAACAAATCTTCTTTTTCTGCAGCATTGCTTCTATGATCTTAGGAGCACTGGCCGCCATGGCCCAAACGAAAGTAAAAAGACTTCTAGCTCATAGTTCAATTGGACATGTAGGTTATATTCGTACTGGTTTCTCATGTGGAACCATAGAAGGAATTCAATCACTACTAATTGGTATCTTTATTTATGCATCAATGACGATAGATGCATTCGCCATAGTTTTAGCATTACGGCAAACCCGTGTCAAATATATAGCTGATTTGGGCGCTCTAGCCAAAACGAATCCTATTTTGGCTATTACCTTCTCCATTACTATGTTCTCATACGCAGGAATACCCCCGTTAGCCGGCTTTTGTAGCAAATTCTATTTGTTCTTCGCCGCTTTGGGTTGTGGGGCTTACTTCCTAGCCCCAGTGGGAGTAGTGACTAGCGTTATAGGTCGTTGGGCGGCCGGAAGGTTGCCACGAGTAAGTAAGTTTGGGGGACCGAAGGCAGTTCTCCGTGCACCGGACACGTAGCTTACCGAATCAGTTGCGACACGGATGGGAATGCATGCTACGAAAGATAGGGTCGAGTCTGATACATCAACCGTCTACTCAATATCCTTGTACGAGTCCACAATGACTACACGAGATGAACCTTGGTTTGGTGAATTGAAGTTGGCCTTAGGTGTAATAGGACTCCCAGTTACTGCGCGCGATCGTATACTGAGGTGCTCCCCGCCGGTTGTTGGAACGACGCGAGCCGGGCCGGGTCTCGATTCAGAAAGATGAAGGGCCCAAAAGTCTAAATAGGGGGTGAAAAATTCCCCATCTCATTGGGGGCGGAAAACGAATCGACATCTCGATGTGATACAGCCCTTTCGATTTTAGTTGGGAAAGAACGGCGAAGTCCATCCGAACCGTCCGTCAAAGCTTGATTCCAGGTGAAGGTGAAACTCCCAGGCGCTGGCTCTGGTTTCCTGTAGCTGCCGTGGATCCTCTCTCGGTTAGGGTCTCCCCCCTACCTACTCCCTCACTCGCTCTCTTTGCTGCGAATTCCCTGTGTTAAGCATATGGGCTCTGAAGCCCAGTGAGCACTTTCAGACGACTGCCTGAATCAAATAGGAGGGCAGGACCATCTTTCACTCTACTTAGATGAAGCCCCTGGGATTATTGAACGTAAATCAGTGCACGAGCCTATGCAAACAGGTTTAAAAGCGAAAAAGAAATTCCTTTTTTTGAGCTCCCGAATCATCAATTGGACAAATTTTCTTTGACTTTTGAAGACTTGCCTACAGAAAACAGCGAATTACTTTCTGCCAGGCTCAGGAATTCTACTTTCTATTACtttctattgattttttttttttctgaaagtaGCGCAAGGCGAGCCGAGGCTGCTGGACCACCAGATTGTTGGACTGGCACCACAGACGAGAAGCTTTTACGTATTACGGAAAAGCAACTCAACCGAATCGCTGAGGAAAGAAATGCCCTAGCCGAAATTTGGAAAGGGCTACTTTCTTCGGCATGGGGTTGCCGGGCTCGCCCCAAGACCAAAAAGACAGCATCTATCTCATCCTTGAAAATGAGATAGATGAGCTTGATCTTAGCCAACGCCTCAAAACGGTCCGAAAATGGAATAAGGAGTCCGAAGTGGGTTCCCCGGAGAGTGGCTTCTGGTTGATGATAGTCGAAGAGACTATTAGGTTTTGGGGCTCGGGATAATATTTCCCTTGACTGTAAGGAAGGGAAACATcgtttttttcattcttttcttatGAGGTCGTGTACAACAACCTTAACCGCACAAGCCTGGGCTGGGCCTACCTCCATCCCTAGAGGAGCCGTATGAGGCGGAAGCTCCACGTACGGTTTTGAAGCCGAGCCTTTCCAGCAATGGGGCCTAGGGACCGATATGATGATTGGTTTAGGTAGGGCGGCCGGCCTACTACGGGCACCTGTAGGGATTAGTGTGTGAGACCGCGATCCACAAACTGACGCATGGGACTCACCCTTTACTTGGGAATAGAGAGGGGAAACATAGCATGTCACAAGAGCGAGGCGAGGGTTGGAACCCTACTGCGAGAGGGACGCCTCGCGAGCCGGGCTTTTAGAGATGAGGCTTTTTGGCGAAGCCAAGTCAATTTCGGGCCACCAAACCCTGCAACTGATGAGAAGGCCCTATGGAGTAAAGGGAAGCGTGTACGTTGTCACACTCCCTGCCTTCCAAAGGTACCTAGAGGACGGGCCAGACGCAGCAGAGCGACGACCGGGGAGCGGGTTCCCCACTGGAAGGGGGACAGGAGACGGCCATCTCAAGGCACATCACGACCTACAGGCAACACCGGCGAGACCTGGGAAAGCAACCCGATTGGGTGTCAGAGGATCCATAGTACCTGCAGCCTCCCGGACTTCATATTCATCATTTTCGAAAGCGAGGGGAAGGGATCTCTTTTCTGCAACGGAAAAAAAAGGGAGCAGATTTGACTCGGCACAACCTAACGATACATCCAATACCAATGATCTGTGCCTAGAATGCGTTGCTAGATCTCTGCTCTAGAAAGCTATACAGGCAACAACGAACGCGCTTTGACCCCGGGCTTCCCTTTCATTACTTCTTTCACGACGAGAGAACCGCGTCCGCATCAGTCGAAGTGGTGGTTAATGTTCTTTAAATAAAGCTCCGTTGAACCCCTACTTGAAAGGGAGAATAGCGGAGTTGTTGTACAGCCTAAGGTCTTTTCCTACAGAGAAAGCGGCTAACTACCTGCAAATTCTGACCTGGACCCTTCTATTGCAATTATAAGCTTCTTGATGTACTTTATCGTATAAAGGCCAAAGTAGGCCGAAACGGACAAATTCATTGTAAGTCTTTCGGCGTCTTCCTTATGTGTGATGCATGTGCCCTGTTCAAATAGACTATTCTTGTCGTTTAGTAGCATTCGAATGGTTtatcttggaaatcaaattCCAGAGGATTGGCCTCTTGC is part of the Solanum lycopersicum chromosome 1, SLM_r2.1 genome and harbors:
- the LOC112940625 gene encoding NADH-ubiquinone oxidoreductase chain 2, producing the protein MWAPDIYEGSPTPVTAFLSIAPKISISANISRVSIYGSYGATLQQIFFFCSIASMILGALAAMAQTKVKRLLAHSSIGHVGYIRTGFSCGTIEGIQSLLIGIFIYASMTIDAFAIVLALRQTRVKYIADLGALAKTNPILAITFSITMFSYAGIPPLAGFCSKFYLFFAALGCGAYFLAPVGVVTSVIGRWAAGRLPRVSKFGGPKAVLRAPDT
- the LOC109119275 gene encoding uncharacterized mitochondrial protein AtMg00660-like; protein product: MRLFGEAKSISGHQTLQLMRRPYGVKGSVYVVTLPAFQRYLEDGPDAAERRPGSGFPTGRGTGDGHLKAHHDLQATPARPGKATRLGVRGSIVPAASRTSYSSFSKARGRDLFSATEKKGSRFDSAQPNDTSNTNDLCLECVARSLL